A genomic window from Streptomyces sp. 846.5 includes:
- a CDS encoding site-specific integrase, with product MKLRGLGLGLAAVRDLRELRVPASAEELEAFETDVLAGFVLARASAGLTDGTIRGDVGHLDQMRTWFGRPLWDMEPTDADAYFGRVLRGSPSGTRLARSQALSTYFMFLELRHKVEIHQLTGRVVECPIDEMNRPRGSKDAQLRIPPSGAEVGQLFAGWGGELATCRKFAPTARNYTASKLMSQVGLRVNEACRLDLDDIKWDLGRFGKLHVRYGKGSRGSGPRERMVPLINGADRTLRWFIEDVWGQFDDDHLRPGAPLFPSERRNADGSSRRVGDDALRDGLKAATKAHLPFWGDKLTPHVLRHFCASELYHGGLDLVAIQAVLGHSWIATTMRYVHVQQTRVEDAWVAGQHRAAKRLEGLLV from the coding sequence GTGAAGCTGAGGGGGCTCGGGTTGGGGCTGGCTGCTGTACGGGATCTGCGCGAGCTCCGGGTGCCGGCGTCTGCGGAGGAGTTGGAAGCCTTCGAGACCGACGTGCTCGCGGGGTTCGTGCTGGCGCGGGCGTCGGCTGGGCTGACGGACGGCACCATCCGGGGCGATGTCGGGCACCTGGACCAGATGCGGACGTGGTTCGGCCGCCCGCTGTGGGACATGGAGCCGACCGACGCGGACGCCTACTTCGGGCGGGTGCTGCGGGGCTCGCCCAGCGGCACCCGACTGGCCCGCTCGCAGGCCCTGAGCACGTACTTCATGTTCCTGGAGCTGCGGCACAAGGTCGAGATCCACCAGCTGACTGGGCGCGTGGTCGAGTGCCCGATCGACGAGATGAACCGTCCGCGCGGTTCGAAGGACGCCCAGCTGCGGATCCCGCCGTCTGGCGCGGAGGTCGGGCAGCTGTTCGCTGGCTGGGGTGGTGAGTTGGCGACCTGCCGCAAGTTCGCCCCGACCGCCCGGAACTACACCGCCTCGAAGCTGATGTCGCAGGTCGGGCTGCGGGTGAACGAGGCGTGCAGGCTCGACCTGGACGACATCAAGTGGGATCTGGGCCGGTTCGGCAAGCTCCACGTTCGCTACGGCAAGGGCAGCCGGGGGTCGGGGCCGCGCGAGCGGATGGTTCCGCTGATCAACGGTGCCGACCGGACCCTGCGGTGGTTCATCGAGGACGTGTGGGGCCAGTTCGACGACGACCACTTGCGCCCCGGCGCCCCGCTGTTCCCCTCCGAGCGCAGGAACGCCGACGGCTCCTCTCGCCGGGTCGGCGACGACGCCCTCCGCGACGGCCTGAAAGCCGCAACGAAGGCTCATCTCCCTTTCTGGGGCGACAAGTTGACGCCGCACGTTCTCCGGCACTTCTGCGCGTCGGAGCTCTATCACGGCGGCCTGGACCTGGTGGCAATTCAGGCGGTTCTAGGACATTCCTGGATCGCCACGACCATGCGCTACGTGCATGTCCAGCAGACCCGGGTCGAGGATGCCTGGGTTGCCGGGCAGCACCGGGCCGCGAAGCGACTGGAGGGACTCCTGGTATGA